A genomic region of Persephonella marina EX-H1 contains the following coding sequences:
- a CDS encoding ribonuclease HII, translating into MQESERSKSGRSERELKSLKLQKKTSRCMLQIEKELWSKGFKNIAGIDEAGRGPVAGPVVAASVIFPQNIEPFIFKDSKKLTKKQREELFTQIKERALAVGIGIVDNSVIDRINIYNATKLAMKRAIEDMNHNFDYLITDYVKFDPYPHISLKKADEKSLSVAAASIIAKVFRDRIMEEFSKYYPHSFDKHKGYLTELHREEIIRYGLTPIHRKSFKIDIQYRLNI; encoded by the coding sequence CTGCAAGAATCAGAGAGATCAAAGAGTGGGAGATCAGAAAGAGAGCTGAAGAGTCTAAAGCTGCAAAAGAAAACCAGTAGATGTATGCTCCAGATTGAAAAAGAGCTGTGGAGTAAAGGATTTAAAAATATCGCAGGTATAGATGAAGCTGGAAGGGGACCTGTTGCAGGTCCCGTTGTTGCAGCTTCTGTAATATTTCCCCAGAATATAGAGCCTTTCATATTTAAAGACTCAAAAAAACTCACAAAAAAACAGAGAGAAGAGCTTTTCACACAGATAAAAGAGAGAGCTTTAGCTGTCGGTATAGGTATCGTTGATAACTCAGTTATAGACAGGATAAATATATACAACGCAACAAAACTCGCTATGAAAAGAGCTATTGAGGATATGAACCATAACTTTGATTATCTTATCACCGATTATGTTAAGTTTGATCCTTATCCCCATATATCACTGAAAAAAGCTGATGAAAAAAGCCTCTCTGTAGCTGCTGCTTCCATAATAGCAAAGGTTTTCAGAGACAGAATTATGGAGGAGTTTTCAAAATACTATCCCCACTCATTTGATAAACACAAGGGGTATCTTACAGAGCTTCACAGAGAAGAGATCATAAGATACGGTCTCACACCAATACACAGAAAATCCTTTAAAATAGATATACAGTACAGACTCAATATATAG
- a CDS encoding succinate dehydrogenase/fumarate reductase iron-sulfur subunit yields the protein MEKFKLRIFRYDPTKDTNPYYKTYELPVEKGMTVLAALFKAKEEQDPSISFRYNCRAAICGSCAVRINGHATLACKVQVTHILQKYETDTITVDPIGNVRPLKDLIYDMDWLVDKLKRIKPWFIPKEPPPSDGTEYRQDPYDHHRIDFASDCILCASCMSDCNALKANKDYHGPMVLSKAYRFAADTRDGAKEERLDAVLDDLNLEWCVRCWECTTRCPKEVQPFENIIRLRIMAAEEGYKTPGEIHAEIFEKDILNRGLLNEMLLPMKQEGILGAIKRAPFGIRMMVKGKVNFADFFGGHKIKRLEEVQKIYEKAKEKEKEVKIKLPQIMGVVYEDKRKTRKRANFTETGGNE from the coding sequence ATGGAAAAATTTAAACTACGTATATTCAGGTACGATCCCACAAAAGATACAAACCCTTACTACAAAACCTATGAACTCCCTGTAGAAAAGGGAATGACAGTTCTCGCAGCCCTTTTTAAGGCGAAAGAGGAGCAGGATCCATCAATATCATTCAGATACAACTGTAGAGCTGCTATATGCGGTTCCTGTGCGGTAAGAATTAACGGGCACGCAACACTAGCCTGTAAGGTTCAGGTAACACATATACTCCAGAAGTATGAGACAGACACGATAACAGTTGATCCTATAGGAAATGTAAGACCTTTAAAGGATCTTATATACGATATGGACTGGCTTGTTGATAAACTGAAGAGAATAAAGCCTTGGTTTATACCCAAAGAGCCTCCACCATCTGACGGAACAGAGTACAGACAGGATCCTTACGACCATCACAGAATAGATTTTGCATCAGACTGTATTCTGTGTGCATCATGTATGTCAGACTGTAACGCATTAAAAGCTAACAAGGATTACCACGGCCCTATGGTTCTATCAAAAGCTTACAGATTTGCCGCTGATACAAGGGATGGAGCGAAGGAAGAAAGACTTGATGCTGTTCTTGATGATCTTAACCTTGAGTGGTGCGTAAGATGCTGGGAATGTACAACAAGATGTCCAAAAGAGGTTCAGCCTTTTGAAAATATAATAAGACTGAGAATTATGGCTGCTGAGGAAGGTTATAAAACACCTGGGGAGATACATGCTGAGATATTTGAGAAGGACATCCTGAACAGAGGTCTCTTAAATGAGATGCTCCTTCCAATGAAGCAGGAAGGGATACTTGGAGCAATCAAAAGAGCTCCATTTGGAATAAGAATGATGGTAAAAGGAAAGGTAAACTTTGCTGATTTCTTTGGAGGTCACAAGATAAAGAGACTTGAAGAGGTCCAGAAGATATATGAGAAGGCAAAAGAGAAGGAAAAAGAGGTAAAAATAAAACTCCCACAGATTATGGGTGTTGTTTATGAGGATAAAAGGAAAACAAGAAAAAGGGCTAATTTTACTGAAACTGGAGGTAATGAGTAA
- the queF gene encoding preQ(1) synthase: protein MSGELKYGEKEIQEAKLEVWPNPNPEKNYTINITFPEFTCLCPRSGYPDFATIKITYVPDQYIVELKSLKLYLNKYRNQYISHEEATNKIYDDLYNLLKPRFLEVIGDWNPRGNVKTVIKISSEEQGK from the coding sequence ATGTCGGGAGAGTTAAAGTACGGAGAGAAGGAGATTCAGGAAGCAAAACTTGAGGTGTGGCCAAACCCTAACCCTGAAAAGAACTACACAATAAACATAACATTTCCAGAGTTCACATGCCTCTGCCCAAGATCAGGTTATCCTGATTTTGCCACAATAAAGATAACCTATGTTCCGGATCAGTATATAGTAGAGCTAAAATCATTAAAACTCTACCTAAATAAATACAGAAACCAGTATATCTCACATGAGGAAGCTACAAACAAAATTTACGACGATCTTTACAATCTCTTAAAACCAAGATTTCTGGAGGTTATAGGGGACTGGAATCCAAGGGGGAATGTGAAAACTGTTATAAAAATATCATCGGAAGAACAGGGTAAATGA
- the dxs gene encoding 1-deoxy-D-xylulose-5-phosphate synthase: protein MKEFRVLDRVEDFRDLKDLSEEELKLLAQDIREYIIDVTSKNGGHIGPSLGVVELTIALLRAFNPEVDRIIWDIGHQAYSYKILTGRKEQFKTLRQYGGISGFLKIKESPYDHFGAGHSSTSISAALGMRVAKDLLKKEGYTIAVIGDGAMTAGQAFEGLNHAGWLDPSKFIVILNDNQMSISPNVGAIYTYFNKIITNEVYQRSRQKLKDVLKKVFGESGAKFARKLEEYAKGLFTPGVIFEELGFTYVGTIDGHSITDLEQTLNNVKKMRGPILVHVITQKGKGYKPAEENPTPFHGISPFDKITGVPIKKSVEKPSWSKAFGEALVELAEKDEKIVAITPAMREGSGLTEFSERFPDRFFDVGIAEQHAATFAAALSKEGMKPVASFYSTFLQRAYDQVVHDIAIQGLPVVLAIDRAGIVGEDGPTHHGVFDISFLRSVPDIVISAPKDWQELRDLLYTAVNSGKIFAIRYPRGTVTGDKKEGFSEIKIGSWEKISEGRDIAILAVGKYVQRAVQVKELLKKYGYNVTVINARFIRPMDIEILDETLRTHKYIITMEDGSLNGGFGSAVGEYILDNSYTNALLRFGIPDRFIGHGKIELLERDLGLLPEQMAEKIKEFISQENYKVVG from the coding sequence ATGAAAGAGTTTAGGGTATTGGACAGGGTGGAAGACTTCAGAGATCTTAAAGATCTTTCAGAGGAAGAGCTTAAACTGCTTGCACAGGATATAAGGGAGTATATCATAGATGTTACCTCAAAAAATGGTGGACATATAGGTCCTTCCCTAGGTGTTGTTGAGCTTACCATAGCTCTTTTGAGAGCTTTCAATCCAGAAGTTGACAGGATTATATGGGATATAGGTCATCAGGCATACTCTTACAAGATCCTTACAGGAAGAAAGGAACAGTTCAAAACATTAAGACAGTATGGTGGAATTTCTGGATTTCTAAAGATAAAAGAGAGCCCTTACGATCATTTTGGTGCTGGCCACAGCAGTACATCAATATCGGCAGCTCTTGGTATGAGGGTTGCTAAGGATCTGCTGAAAAAAGAGGGCTACACGATAGCTGTTATCGGTGATGGTGCAATGACTGCAGGTCAGGCCTTTGAAGGTCTGAATCATGCAGGATGGCTTGATCCATCAAAATTTATTGTGATACTGAATGATAACCAGATGTCTATCTCTCCAAATGTTGGAGCTATATACACATACTTCAACAAGATAATCACAAACGAGGTTTACCAGAGATCAAGACAGAAACTGAAGGATGTTCTGAAAAAGGTTTTTGGTGAGTCAGGTGCGAAATTTGCGAGGAAGTTAGAGGAGTATGCAAAGGGTCTCTTTACACCTGGAGTTATATTTGAGGAGCTTGGTTTTACATATGTTGGAACTATTGACGGACACAGTATAACAGATCTTGAGCAGACGCTTAACAATGTTAAAAAGATGAGAGGTCCCATCCTTGTCCATGTTATAACGCAGAAAGGGAAAGGTTATAAACCTGCCGAGGAGAATCCTACACCATTCCATGGTATATCACCTTTTGACAAGATAACAGGTGTTCCTATTAAAAAGTCTGTTGAGAAGCCGTCGTGGAGTAAGGCTTTTGGTGAGGCTCTTGTTGAACTTGCAGAAAAAGATGAGAAGATAGTTGCCATAACTCCTGCCATGAGGGAAGGTTCAGGACTTACAGAATTTTCAGAGAGATTCCCTGACAGATTTTTTGATGTTGGTATAGCTGAACAGCATGCTGCAACTTTTGCCGCAGCACTTTCAAAGGAAGGTATGAAGCCTGTTGCATCATTCTACTCAACATTTCTCCAGAGGGCTTATGATCAGGTTGTTCATGATATAGCTATTCAGGGACTTCCTGTTGTTTTAGCCATTGATAGAGCCGGTATTGTTGGGGAAGACGGACCAACACACCATGGGGTGTTTGATATCTCCTTCTTAAGGTCTGTACCTGATATTGTTATATCAGCTCCTAAGGACTGGCAGGAGCTTAGAGATCTCCTTTATACCGCTGTTAATTCTGGAAAAATATTTGCTATAAGGTATCCTAGGGGAACTGTTACAGGTGATAAGAAGGAAGGGTTCAGTGAGATAAAGATAGGAAGCTGGGAGAAGATATCTGAAGGAAGGGATATAGCCATACTTGCTGTTGGTAAGTATGTTCAGAGAGCTGTTCAGGTGAAAGAGCTACTGAAAAAGTACGGCTACAATGTAACTGTGATCAATGCAAGATTTATAAGACCTATGGATATAGAAATTCTGGATGAAACTCTAAGGACTCACAAGTATATAATAACGATGGAAGATGGTTCATTAAACGGCGGATTTGGATCTGCAGTTGGAGAGTACATACTGGATAACTCCTACACAAATGCTCTTTTAAGATTCGGTATTCCTGATAGGTTTATAGGGCATGGAAAGATAGAGCTTTTAGAAAGAGATTTAGGCCTTTTACCTGAACAGATGGCAGAAAAAATAAAAGAGTTTATTTCACAGGAAAATTACAAGGTTGTAGGCTAA
- a CDS encoding peroxiredoxin: MVKEGDKAPDFCLEGLDPEGNEKEVCLKDLLSEGKYLVLYFYPKDNTPGCTTEACDFRDNLNVIGDKAVVAGVSPDSIKSHKKFKEKYGLNFYLLSDPEKNVLQLYDAYGEKKMYGKVTKGVIRSTYIISPEGKIVKKWKNVKAKGHVQKVVEELERLIG; this comes from the coding sequence ATGGTTAAAGAAGGAGATAAAGCACCGGATTTCTGTCTTGAAGGTTTAGATCCTGAGGGTAACGAAAAGGAGGTATGCCTTAAAGATCTCCTATCTGAAGGTAAGTATCTGGTCCTTTACTTTTACCCAAAGGACAACACACCGGGATGTACAACTGAGGCATGTGATTTTAGAGACAATCTCAATGTTATAGGAGATAAAGCTGTAGTAGCCGGTGTAAGTCCAGACAGTATAAAAAGTCATAAAAAGTTCAAAGAGAAATACGGTCTTAACTTCTATCTGCTGAGTGATCCTGAGAAGAATGTTCTCCAGCTTTATGACGCCTACGGAGAGAAAAAGATGTACGGAAAGGTAACAAAAGGTGTTATAAGATCAACATACATAATCTCCCCAGAAGGTAAGATCGTTAAAAAATGGAAGAATGTTAAGGCAAAAGGTCATGTCCAGAAAGTTGTTGAGGAGCTTGAAAGACTGATCGGTTAG
- the rplS gene encoding 50S ribosomal protein L19: MNALIREIEQAYMPKNFPEFRVGDTVRVHVKVKERNKERIQVFEGVVIRIKGSGTGKTFTVRKESYGVGIERIFPFACPSIDKVEVTKRGKVRRAKLYYLRERRGKAARIREIKEWEIRKRAEESKAAKENQ; encoded by the coding sequence ATGAACGCACTTATCAGAGAGATAGAGCAGGCATACATGCCTAAGAACTTCCCTGAGTTCAGAGTAGGGGATACAGTAAGGGTTCATGTTAAGGTTAAGGAAAGAAACAAGGAAAGAATACAGGTCTTTGAAGGCGTTGTTATAAGAATAAAAGGAAGCGGAACAGGAAAAACATTCACAGTCAGAAAAGAGTCTTACGGTGTAGGGATAGAGAGGATATTCCCTTTCGCATGCCCATCAATAGACAAAGTTGAGGTTACAAAGAGAGGTAAGGTTAGAAGAGCTAAACTCTACTACCTCAGAGAGAGAAGAGGTAAAGCTGCAAGAATCAGAGAGATCAAAGAGTGGGAGATCAGAAAGAGAGCTGAAGAGTCTAAAGCTGCAAAAGAAAACCAGTAG
- the hisIE gene encoding bifunctional phosphoribosyl-AMP cyclohydrolase/phosphoribosyl-ATP diphosphatase HisIE translates to MTEINIDQIRFDEKGLVPVITQSYYSGKVLMQAYANREAILKTVETGFATYYSRSRNELWIKGETSGNKQRVVDIRVDCDGDSVLYLVVDYGVACHTGKESCFYRDIDFKEKEKPDPYEILHALYKKIEERKEKRPEGSYVAKLFSKGSDKIIQKVGEEAVETVIALKNRDKNEIVYEASDLVFHLLIALVDSGVKLEDIQEELLKRYK, encoded by the coding sequence TTGACAGAGATCAATATAGATCAGATCAGATTTGATGAAAAAGGGCTTGTTCCTGTCATAACACAGAGTTACTACTCAGGGAAGGTTCTTATGCAGGCCTATGCAAACAGGGAGGCAATCCTTAAAACTGTAGAAACAGGTTTTGCAACCTACTACTCAAGATCAAGAAATGAGCTCTGGATAAAGGGAGAGACATCAGGAAATAAACAGAGAGTAGTGGATATAAGAGTGGACTGTGATGGTGACTCTGTTCTTTATCTAGTTGTTGATTACGGCGTTGCATGCCATACAGGAAAGGAAAGCTGTTTTTACAGGGATATAGATTTTAAAGAGAAAGAGAAACCTGATCCATACGAGATACTGCACGCACTTTATAAAAAGATAGAGGAAAGGAAGGAGAAAAGACCTGAAGGATCATATGTCGCAAAACTTTTCAGTAAAGGATCAGACAAGATAATACAGAAGGTCGGAGAGGAGGCTGTTGAGACTGTTATAGCCCTCAAAAACAGGGATAAAAATGAGATAGTTTACGAGGCATCAGACCTTGTATTCCATCTTTTAATAGCCCTTGTTGATTCAGGGGTTAAACTTGAAGATATACAGGAAGAGCTTTTAAAAAGATATAAATAG
- a CDS encoding polyprenyl synthetase family protein, giving the protein MDVKHFLAKQSVFINEQIKRLTPSGIPEKLFDAMAYSLSAGGKRLRPILVLESAKAVGMEDIKDIVDIAVATEFIHTYSLIHDDLPAMDDDELRRGKPTCHIVYGEAIAILAGDGLQSYAFELISKNRTVPPDKLLKVINILSHGTGIYGMVGGQAADILHEKENSFNDINFIHTHKTAKFIQSCCQMGGVLADATEEEEISLKNYGLYIGLAFQIQDDILDEIGDEKKLGKKTKKDRDKNKLTYPSIYGIEESKRIAREYVEKAVSEVEKLKRPEILIEIAKFIINREV; this is encoded by the coding sequence ATGGATGTCAAACATTTCTTAGCAAAACAGTCGGTTTTTATTAATGAACAGATAAAAAGGCTTACACCATCAGGTATACCTGAGAAGCTCTTTGATGCAATGGCTTACAGTCTCTCAGCAGGTGGGAAAAGGTTAAGACCTATTCTTGTTTTAGAGTCTGCAAAAGCTGTAGGTATGGAAGATATAAAGGATATTGTGGATATAGCTGTAGCAACAGAGTTTATACACACATACTCACTTATCCATGACGATCTTCCTGCAATGGATGATGACGAACTTAGAAGGGGTAAACCTACATGTCATATAGTTTACGGTGAGGCTATAGCAATTTTGGCCGGAGATGGTCTCCAGTCGTATGCTTTTGAACTGATATCAAAAAACAGAACTGTACCACCGGATAAATTATTGAAGGTTATTAATATACTCTCCCATGGAACAGGGATATACGGGATGGTTGGTGGACAGGCTGCTGATATACTGCATGAAAAGGAGAACTCCTTTAATGATATCAATTTCATACATACACACAAAACAGCAAAATTTATACAGTCATGCTGCCAGATGGGAGGAGTTCTTGCAGATGCCACAGAGGAGGAGGAGATATCACTTAAAAACTATGGTCTATACATAGGACTTGCCTTCCAGATACAGGATGATATTCTTGATGAGATAGGAGATGAGAAGAAGTTAGGTAAAAAAACAAAGAAGGACAGGGATAAAAACAAGCTCACATACCCTTCAATTTACGGGATTGAAGAATCAAAAAGGATAGCAAGGGAGTATGTTGAAAAAGCTGTGTCTGAGGTTGAAAAACTGAAAAGACCTGAGATCTTGATTGAGATAGCAAAATTTATTATAAACAGAGAGGTATGA
- a CDS encoding YraN family protein: MFSWIKGKEGEDKAVEYLRNSGYRILERNFRSRFGEIDIIAEDNGTIVIVEVRSKGSTGYGYPEESIDHKKVRKIIKTAQFYLLKRDIKGKQVRFDIISIVNNNIFHIKNAFDLDY, translated from the coding sequence TTGTTCTCATGGATAAAGGGAAAAGAAGGTGAGGATAAGGCTGTTGAGTACTTGAGAAACTCAGGATACCGTATTCTGGAGAGAAATTTCAGGTCAAGGTTTGGTGAGATAGATATAATAGCTGAGGATAACGGGACTATTGTTATAGTTGAGGTGAGAAGTAAGGGAAGTACAGGTTACGGCTATCCAGAGGAGAGTATAGACCATAAAAAGGTGAGAAAGATAATAAAAACAGCCCAGTTTTATCTTTTAAAAAGAGATATAAAAGGAAAACAGGTAAGGTTTGATATTATCTCAATTGTGAATAATAATATATTCCATATAAAAAATGCTTTTGACCTGGATTACTGA